In Lysinibacillus sp. FSL M8-0337, the following proteins share a genomic window:
- a CDS encoding acetyl-CoA carboxylase carboxyltransferase subunit alpha: protein MSKNLAFEEPVVQLREKIDELKTIAADADVDMTGEIEKLETRLTQLEQSIYANMKPWDRVQVARHPERPTTLQYIEAMCENFIELHGDRTFGDDAAILGGIALFEGQPVTIIGHQRGKSTKENIRRNFGMPHPEGYRKALRLMKQAEKFNRPIICFIDTKGAYPGKAAEERGQSEAIARNLVEMAGLSVPVISIVIGEGGSGGALALGVANRVFMLENSTYSVISPEGAASILWRDGSLAKQAAEAMRITAPDLKELGVIDGIIPEITGGAHRNVAKQAMYIKECISDTLKALNSLNGEQLIEDRYEKFKKIGQYTEV from the coding sequence ATGTCTAAAAATTTAGCCTTTGAAGAACCAGTAGTACAATTACGTGAAAAAATTGATGAATTAAAAACGATTGCTGCTGATGCGGATGTAGATATGACCGGTGAGATTGAAAAGCTGGAAACACGTTTAACGCAATTGGAGCAATCAATCTATGCCAATATGAAGCCGTGGGATCGAGTGCAAGTGGCACGTCATCCAGAACGACCAACAACGTTACAATATATTGAAGCGATGTGCGAAAACTTTATTGAACTACATGGTGATCGTACGTTTGGAGATGATGCGGCGATACTTGGTGGGATTGCTCTTTTTGAAGGACAACCTGTCACTATCATCGGTCATCAACGTGGCAAGTCTACAAAAGAAAATATTCGTCGTAATTTCGGTATGCCACATCCAGAAGGCTATCGTAAGGCGTTACGCTTAATGAAACAAGCTGAAAAGTTTAATCGTCCAATCATTTGTTTTATTGATACAAAAGGTGCTTACCCAGGGAAGGCAGCAGAAGAACGTGGTCAAAGTGAAGCGATTGCTCGTAATCTAGTAGAAATGGCAGGGTTATCCGTACCGGTTATTAGCATTGTTATAGGAGAAGGTGGTAGTGGCGGTGCTTTAGCTTTAGGTGTAGCAAACCGTGTGTTCATGTTAGAGAACTCTACTTATTCAGTTATTTCTCCAGAAGGTGCGGCTTCAATTCTATGGCGTGATGGTAGTCTTGCAAAGCAGGCGGCTGAGGCAATGCGCATTACTGCACCTGATTTAAAAGAGCTTGGTGTCATTGATGGGATTATTCCTGAAATCACTGGCGGTGCTCATCGCAATGTAGCAAAACAAGCTATGTATATAAAGGAATGTATTAGTGACACACTAAAAGCGTTGAATTCTTTAAATGGTGAGCAACTAATTGAAGACCGCTATGAAAAATTTAAAAAAATCGGACAATATACAGAAGTGTAG
- a CDS encoding GntR family transcriptional regulator, translating into MDKQTEQKKVFLEIVQQLRQLIRMEKIQAGEKLPSERVLSERLGVGRSSVREALRSLELLGLIETRHGGGTFLASTHKHQLVEVLSMFILEDEKSKKDVELTRQIHEKEAIRVISCTEILRTLPVWDSFFVKLEIEGTVNCRDVLREIIITSGNRLSLKIWFQLAAYDGDRLNRNSTEDEKLILQTMLKSMQLGYEKEALRAYEQWMGTGQTF; encoded by the coding sequence ATGGATAAACAAACCGAACAAAAAAAAGTGTTTTTAGAAATCGTTCAGCAATTGCGTCAACTGATTCGAATGGAAAAAATTCAAGCGGGAGAAAAGCTTCCTTCTGAACGTGTATTATCAGAAAGGTTAGGTGTTGGGCGATCCTCTGTAAGGGAGGCACTGCGCAGTTTAGAGTTACTTGGACTCATAGAAACACGCCACGGTGGGGGTACATTCCTTGCCTCAACACATAAGCATCAGCTTGTTGAAGTACTGTCGATGTTTATATTAGAAGATGAAAAATCAAAAAAAGATGTCGAATTAACGCGACAAATTCATGAAAAGGAAGCAATTCGCGTAATAAGTTGTACAGAGATTCTTCGTACACTACCTGTGTGGGACAGTTTTTTTGTGAAGCTGGAGATTGAAGGAACAGTCAATTGTCGCGATGTGTTACGAGAAATAATTATTACATCAGGCAATCGGCTTTCGCTGAAAATCTGGTTTCAACTTGCAGCTTATGACGGTGACCGTTTAAATCGAAACTCAACGGAAGATGAAAAACTTATCCTTCAAACAATGTTGAAGTCGATGCAGCTTGGTTATGAAAAAGAAGCTTTACGAGCTTACGAGCAGTGGATGGGTACTGGTCAAACTTTTTAA
- the accD gene encoding acetyl-CoA carboxylase, carboxyltransferase subunit beta, protein MAIRDIFSANRKKKQDGQEKAFPEGLMTKCPECRHIQLTKELEKHHKVCTKCGHHFKMTAQERVADFLDEGSFVSMDDHLQTSNPLNFPAYVEKINADQQKTGLNEAVLTGLGTLDGEEIVVAIMDSHFRMGSMGSVVGEKITRAVEKATALRVPFIIFTASGGARMQEGVLSLMQMAKTSVALKRHSDQGLLFISILTHPTTGGVSASFASVGDINIAEPQALIGFAGRRVIEETVREKLPNDFQTAEFLLEHGQLDAIFHRKDLRKQVAVLVKMHTKGGVQHV, encoded by the coding sequence ATGGCAATACGCGACATATTTAGCGCAAATCGAAAAAAGAAACAGGATGGTCAAGAAAAGGCATTTCCAGAAGGACTCATGACAAAATGTCCAGAATGCCGCCATATCCAGTTAACAAAAGAATTAGAGAAGCATCACAAAGTATGCACGAAATGTGGTCACCATTTTAAAATGACGGCACAGGAGCGTGTAGCAGACTTCTTAGATGAAGGTTCGTTCGTTTCTATGGACGATCATTTACAAACAAGCAATCCACTAAATTTCCCTGCCTATGTAGAGAAAATTAATGCGGATCAACAAAAAACAGGTTTAAATGAAGCGGTATTGACAGGGTTAGGCACACTGGATGGGGAAGAGATTGTCGTTGCCATTATGGATTCTCATTTCCGTATGGGGTCAATGGGCTCTGTTGTTGGAGAAAAGATAACACGCGCTGTTGAAAAAGCAACAGCATTACGTGTACCATTTATTATTTTCACTGCAAGTGGTGGCGCACGAATGCAAGAAGGTGTTTTATCGTTAATGCAAATGGCAAAAACGAGTGTGGCGTTAAAACGTCATAGCGATCAAGGGCTATTATTTATTTCTATTTTAACGCACCCAACGACAGGCGGTGTTTCTGCAAGTTTTGCCTCAGTGGGGGATATTAATATTGCGGAACCTCAAGCACTTATCGGCTTTGCAGGTAGACGTGTAATTGAAGAGACGGTAAGAGAAAAACTACCGAATGATTTCCAAACAGCAGAATTTTTATTAGAACATGGTCAACTAGATGCCATCTTCCATCGCAAAGATTTACGTAAACAAGTAGCTGTGCTTGTAAAAATGCATACGAAGGGTGGCGTACAACATGTCTAA
- the dnaE gene encoding DNA polymerase III subunit alpha translates to MTHVYTQMHTSADLLQSTIRLEQLIPFLQEQNTQACAIVNSKLYGLLPFCQAMQQANIHAVIGLTIKVQWDEKTIPLVLYAQTQEGYQHLLKISSAVSIRQDEVLPWKWLEGYAAGCIALLSTIDIADSAEWQAMTSALQQVFGKRLYAGIARPGGIITDNEAMISQWCEAENIAIVATQRCYFLRPEDHFAYEVARAIDTGEKLQNTMLTAHLENYFVPTEEQWKGWFNDRSEWLEASASMLASCVAKIPETHVQMPTFPVQEGETAENLLVKEAFLGLAARLKVSELPIVYRERLQYELEIICSMGYADYFLIVADFMHFAKEQRILTGPGRGSSASSLVAFSLAITQVDPLAYGLLFERFLNPERVTLPDIDIDFVDSKRHQVIQYVVQKYGKANVAQIITFGTLSAKAVARDVARVFGFEAEVMEKISKMIPNKPGMTLQRAVAESPNFQTWLAENEYHQRWYEVALKLEGLPRNSSTHAAGVVLAPTPLVNTIPIEDGHDGVYITQWPMGDVEARGLVKMDFLGLRNLTILEQVRWSIYKAGGPWIEFDLIPMHDELTFQLLQKGDTVGIFQLESEGMKQALRDIHPSHFSDIVAVNALYRPGPMDFIPVYARRKAGKEQVSMPHPLLEPILRETFGVIVYQEQIMHIAATMAGFTMGQADLLRRAVSKKNRDILDEQRAAFVNGALNQGFDRHIAEDVYALIVRFADYGFPKSHAVAYSVISYQMAYLKAHYPQSFYAALLTNATGNAEKIQQLVAEAKDKGIPFYPPSLLHSTKFFLVEKDGIRFSLSGVKGVPHTFIEKIVAVRKTNPEAFHNLFDLAVALSAQHFKPKVMEILVYAGVLDYLGKDRAVLIATLEAALMHAELLRPTEDVDIETATAFTFGKPKYMQAEAMSQKEKLQHEKESLGFYISAHPVSEVRNYWADVNITCAELKHAREGMYVKMIGLIDEVKKIRTKKGEQMAFVQLQDEFGTVSVTLFPQVFQLVQEILLEDGFLYIEGTLEKRFGKPQVKVKHAQSTEKL, encoded by the coding sequence TTGACACATGTATATACACAAATGCATACGAGCGCGGATTTATTGCAAAGCACGATTCGGCTTGAACAATTGATCCCTTTTTTACAAGAGCAAAATACGCAGGCCTGTGCAATTGTCAATTCGAAATTGTACGGGCTTTTGCCTTTTTGTCAAGCGATGCAGCAAGCAAATATCCATGCGGTAATAGGGCTTACAATAAAGGTGCAGTGGGATGAAAAAACAATCCCGCTTGTGCTGTATGCGCAAACACAGGAAGGTTATCAGCATCTACTAAAGATTAGTAGTGCTGTTTCTATTCGACAAGACGAGGTATTGCCTTGGAAATGGCTTGAAGGCTATGCGGCAGGATGTATAGCATTACTGTCAACGATTGATATAGCCGATAGTGCAGAGTGGCAAGCAATGACAAGTGCGCTACAGCAAGTGTTTGGAAAACGTCTATATGCAGGGATTGCAAGACCAGGAGGAATAATAACAGACAATGAAGCGATGATTTCGCAGTGGTGTGAAGCCGAAAATATTGCCATTGTAGCTACGCAGCGCTGCTATTTTTTACGACCAGAAGACCATTTTGCTTATGAAGTGGCCAGAGCAATCGATACAGGGGAAAAGCTTCAAAACACGATGCTTACAGCGCATTTAGAAAACTATTTTGTACCAACAGAGGAACAGTGGAAAGGTTGGTTTAACGATCGTTCAGAATGGCTTGAAGCAAGTGCCAGCATGCTGGCTAGCTGTGTAGCAAAAATTCCAGAAACACATGTTCAAATGCCTACATTTCCTGTACAAGAGGGGGAAACAGCCGAAAACTTGCTTGTCAAAGAGGCATTTTTAGGGTTAGCTGCACGTTTGAAAGTGTCTGAGCTACCTATAGTTTATCGAGAGCGACTACAATATGAGCTTGAAATCATCTGTTCAATGGGCTATGCTGATTATTTTTTAATTGTTGCAGATTTTATGCATTTTGCCAAAGAACAGCGTATTTTAACTGGACCAGGTCGTGGATCTTCCGCAAGTTCTCTCGTTGCTTTTAGTCTCGCTATAACACAGGTCGACCCACTCGCCTATGGTTTATTATTTGAACGCTTTTTAAATCCTGAGCGTGTTACATTGCCTGATATTGATATTGACTTTGTGGACAGTAAACGACATCAAGTCATTCAATACGTCGTACAAAAATATGGCAAGGCTAATGTCGCACAAATTATTACTTTTGGTACTTTGTCTGCAAAAGCAGTGGCGAGAGATGTGGCGCGTGTGTTTGGGTTTGAGGCTGAAGTGATGGAAAAAATATCGAAAATGATACCCAATAAACCAGGGATGACTTTACAAAGAGCAGTTGCAGAATCACCAAATTTTCAAACTTGGTTAGCGGAAAATGAATATCATCAACGTTGGTATGAAGTGGCATTAAAACTAGAAGGCTTGCCGCGAAATTCCTCTACCCATGCGGCGGGTGTTGTGTTAGCACCGACACCTTTAGTGAATACAATTCCAATTGAAGATGGACATGATGGTGTGTATATTACGCAGTGGCCAATGGGTGATGTGGAGGCGCGTGGGCTTGTAAAGATGGACTTTTTAGGTTTGCGCAATTTAACAATTTTAGAGCAAGTACGTTGGTCTATTTATAAAGCTGGGGGACCATGGATAGAATTTGACCTTATTCCAATGCATGACGAGCTGACGTTCCAATTGCTTCAAAAGGGTGATACAGTTGGTATTTTTCAGCTAGAATCAGAAGGGATGAAACAAGCATTACGTGATATTCATCCAAGCCATTTTTCAGATATTGTAGCTGTCAATGCACTTTACCGTCCGGGACCAATGGACTTTATCCCTGTGTACGCTAGAAGAAAAGCAGGCAAGGAGCAAGTGTCGATGCCCCATCCGTTACTGGAACCTATTTTACGCGAAACATTTGGTGTTATTGTTTATCAGGAGCAAATTATGCACATTGCAGCAACGATGGCAGGTTTTACAATGGGGCAGGCGGATTTATTGCGTCGGGCGGTGAGTAAGAAAAATCGTGATATTTTAGACGAGCAACGAGCTGCCTTTGTCAATGGGGCATTGAACCAAGGGTTTGATCGACATATTGCAGAAGATGTCTATGCGCTAATTGTCCGCTTTGCAGACTACGGCTTCCCAAAAAGTCATGCTGTTGCCTATAGTGTCATCTCATATCAAATGGCGTATTTAAAGGCGCATTATCCGCAAAGTTTTTATGCTGCATTATTAACGAATGCAACGGGAAATGCGGAAAAAATTCAGCAACTAGTAGCGGAAGCGAAAGATAAAGGAATTCCATTTTATCCACCTTCGCTGTTGCACAGTACAAAATTCTTTTTAGTTGAAAAGGATGGAATTCGCTTTAGTTTATCCGGCGTTAAAGGTGTGCCACATACGTTTATAGAGAAGATAGTGGCAGTGCGCAAAACAAATCCAGAAGCTTTTCATAATTTATTTGATTTGGCAGTCGCTTTAAGTGCACAACATTTCAAACCAAAAGTAATGGAAATTTTAGTTTATGCAGGTGTGCTTGATTATCTAGGAAAAGATCGTGCGGTGCTCATAGCTACTTTAGAGGCAGCGCTAATGCATGCAGAACTGTTGCGCCCAACAGAAGATGTAGATATTGAAACGGCAACTGCCTTTACTTTTGGGAAACCGAAGTATATGCAAGCAGAAGCGATGTCCCAGAAGGAAAAACTCCAGCATGAAAAAGAAAGTCTAGGCTTTTATATATCAGCTCATCCTGTTTCAGAAGTAAGAAATTACTGGGCAGATGTGAATATTACATGTGCAGAACTGAAGCATGCACGTGAGGGAATGTATGTCAAAATGATTGGTCTGATTGACGAAGTAAAAAAAATCAGAACGAAAAAAGGAGAGCAGATGGCTTTTGTCCAACTCCAAGATGAGTTTGGTACAGTATCTGTGACATTATTCCCGCAAGTATTTCAACTCGTACAGGAAATATTGTTGGAAGATGGGTTCCTATATATTGAGGGCACGCTGGAAAAACGTTTTGGGAAACCACAAGTGAAAGTAAAACATGCACAATCGACTGAAAAATTATGA
- a CDS encoding YtpI family protein produces the protein MLNLIFVFAIIISFVFYFYFKTKQFRSPLPIAKNWYKSKANIGFGSFILAFSLNQAYLFPGMFTFIIVAILVILGIFVIVENIKKARHYGQFVDEEYRINR, from the coding sequence ATGCTCAATTTAATTTTTGTCTTCGCAATTATCATATCATTTGTCTTTTATTTTTATTTTAAAACAAAACAGTTCCGTTCTCCATTACCTATTGCTAAAAATTGGTACAAAAGTAAGGCGAATATAGGCTTTGGTTCCTTTATACTTGCATTTTCTTTGAACCAAGCTTACTTATTCCCTGGAATGTTTACATTTATCATTGTAGCAATTCTTGTGATATTAGGCATCTTTGTTATTGTAGAAAATATTAAAAAAGCTCGCCACTATGGTCAATTTGTGGATGAAGAATATCGTATCAACCGTTAA
- a CDS encoding bifunctional oligoribonuclease/PAP phosphatase NrnA: MKRQIIDTIAAYETIVIHRHVRPDPDAYGSQLGLKELILANYPDKKVYAVGQHDTSLSFLAEPDQIADAVYENALVIVTDTANTERIDDQRYTKGKMVVKIDHHPNDDQYGDLLWVDTTASSCSEMIYELFETGKETLDWRLSDASARLLFAGIVGDTGRFQFPSTTVKTFKVAAELITYHFDRNQIFDGMYEMEQKLLTLQGYIYQNFIMDEHGAAYVKLTKELLADFNVVPSEASLLVGCLGSVKGICAWVIFIEEEDQIRVRLRSKGPIINTLAKEFNGGGHPLASGATAYSWQEAELVAARLQEICQSYHS; encoded by the coding sequence TTGAAAAGACAAATCATCGACACAATTGCTGCATATGAGACAATCGTTATACATCGCCATGTGCGTCCTGATCCGGATGCGTACGGATCACAATTAGGGTTAAAAGAGTTGATTTTAGCCAATTATCCCGATAAAAAAGTGTACGCTGTAGGCCAGCATGATACGTCTTTATCGTTTTTAGCAGAGCCCGATCAAATTGCGGATGCTGTTTACGAAAATGCTTTAGTTATTGTGACAGATACAGCGAATACGGAGCGTATTGACGATCAACGCTATACAAAAGGTAAGATGGTTGTAAAAATTGATCATCATCCGAATGACGACCAATACGGCGATTTATTGTGGGTAGATACAACAGCAAGTTCGTGCAGTGAAATGATTTATGAGCTTTTTGAAACAGGTAAAGAAACATTAGATTGGCGACTATCGGATGCCTCTGCTAGATTATTATTTGCTGGAATTGTAGGAGATACTGGGCGTTTCCAGTTCCCAAGTACGACCGTAAAAACATTTAAAGTGGCAGCAGAACTCATTACATATCATTTTGATCGAAATCAAATTTTCGATGGGATGTATGAAATGGAACAAAAATTATTAACTTTACAAGGTTATATTTATCAAAACTTCATAATGGATGAACATGGAGCGGCGTATGTTAAACTGACAAAGGAATTACTTGCTGACTTTAACGTTGTGCCGTCAGAGGCATCTCTATTAGTCGGTTGTTTAGGCAGTGTAAAGGGAATTTGTGCTTGGGTTATATTCATAGAAGAGGAAGACCAAATTCGAGTTCGTCTCCGTTCTAAAGGTCCGATTATTAACACATTGGCAAAGGAATTTAATGGTGGGGGACATCCTCTTGCTTCAGGGGCAACTGCCTATTCATGGCAAGAAGCAGAGCTTGTCGCGGCACGTTTACAAGAAATTTGTCAATCATATCATTCGTAA